The DNA window TGCAACTTAAATATTTTGAGTAGCTGGTACTGATAattgaaataatgtttttattagtcTATTTGAACATAGGGTTCTTAATTCATgtaatttctgtgttttgtgtacatttAACTTATGATTGGCCTTACGCGGGCCGGACAGGGATGTACAAAGGGCTGCATGTGGCCCGCGGGCCGCAGTTTGCCCAGGTGTACTGAACAGCAAGAATAAAAGTAATGTGGATATTAAATGATTAAGAAGATGGACAGAGACAGGACATGAGTAATAGCTGTAGATGGACCATGatgcatcacatcacatcacacagGTCTGAAGGAACCGTTGGAAAGGCTGCAGTGTATTCTGTGACACGATTAATGAAATTCATTTCTGCTCTTTAATGTATGTCTCCACAGGGAAATGTGGAATATCTGTTGAAGTGGAAAGGATGGCCTCCAAAGTAAGTCCATAAACTCAAGCAGAAGTAAGGCTGGATTAAACACGTTTCACATGTTACATgttgtgattaaaaataaattggatgGATGAAATAATCTGCATTTAAGTTTCTTTTTCATGCTGATCAGTTAATAATGAAATTTAACCAATGAATTAAGTAATAGAATATAAGCTTAAAATATCACTGAGATGTGTTCAGTAATACTAAGAATTATCTTGAAGATGAACGAACCTGTTGGTCACCTGGTAATGAAGGAGACTTGAATGTGATCTTCTGCATCTTGCAGGTACAGTTCGTGGGAACCTGAGGAACACATTCTGGACCAGCGCCTGGTGCAAGCCTATGAGGAGAAGTAAGGCTCCACATGTAAACACTGTGGTAAAAAAAGTGTTACCCGAGTTGTTGGATTATAACTAGATTTACTAAAACACATATGCTGCAAATGATATCATCGCTACACATTTAGATAAATTTAtaatgatgttttcttttaaaaaaaaaacaaccttcaaatttaaacattttaagtttaaatataaaagaaattacagggattaatttttttaatgtcaatttTATTCCAGCATTAACTTCTGGCCACAAAAATGTCACGTTAATTTAAATGTGTACGTGTGCAGAAGACTTATTGAAATTAGTATCTTTTGAACTGTTGTTCACTTTTTAGAGAGCAGAGAGACCGAGCTGCAGGTCACAAACGAAAAGGATCAAAATCCAAAAGACTCCTCCAGGTAAAGTTTGGACTTCAGTAAATGAGTAGGAACGACCTCTGATCTCTGCAGTTCGTGGATGTTTGGATGTTGACGTGTTCTCGCTCTCGTTCAGCAGAACACCGTCTACACCATGGATCTCCGCAGCGCCCATAAGATCCCGGAGAAGCCTCCACCTCGCCTGCGTCTCTCCCTGACGCGCTCTCTGCTCTCTGAGGATTCGCTTGAGTCGTTCAGTCCCTGCAGGCAGGAACACAAACCCAGAAGGCCACAGCTCAAGTGCCTGGACTCAAACCGTTCACAAGAAGACTGGGAAAAaagtggagaagaagaagatgaagaagaagaaggggaagaggaggagatggaggacatTGTAGATCATGAAGAGCAGGGAGAgggtggtgaggaagaggaggagctggtaAAGGAGACATCAGACACCTGTGGAGGTGTTTTAAAAGGTACGGTCAGTGGGTTCTAATGTGAATGTTGTCAGTGTATTGCATATTCATTTATCACGTGTTTAAACTCATGTGGATTATTTAAAGGTGATTCATCTCTAAAAATGAGTAGCTTCTGTTCAACTCAGAGCTGCTTTAGGAATTTCccgtttattttttaaaacatttctagTCATTTCATGACGTCTTTCAGAACAGATAGTGTTAGAGGCCAGGCAGGGAGACCAACCCAGTAACAGAACACCTGATGCACATTTCGGATCCACTCTCCACCTCACTCCACCTCACCCTGTGTCACTCAGGACAGCAGATGACAGACAGTTGGAGCTCCACTATCGAACCAAAGGGGGTCATCACATCAGAGAAGCCAGATGAGGAAGACGACGACGTCTGGAGGCCTGTCATCGGTCCTGGGGAGGTGACAGTGACCGACGTCTCCCTCAACTCCCTCTCAGTGACTTTTCGAGAATCCAGGGTGGCTAATGGCTTCTTCAGAGACTGGGGTCTGGAGCTGTGAAAGGTGATGAAGAGCGGTGAGGAAAAGAGGGAGGGGGTTAAAGGCAGCGGCTTCATGGTGATGTACAAATAGTGGTCGAGGGCCAGGGCTGGTGTTTTCATTACCATGTGCTCTGCTCTCTGTCTCACCAGTGACGTCCAGCCTGGTCAGTGATACGTTTACATGCACAGAGGCACTAGAACTGAGTCAAACACTTCGGAGACTAAATTGCTCTGAGATTAGGGTCCAGATTAGATTTTTAGCTGTAACTAAGATAGAATCTCAATCATTGTGGCTGAGGTCAGCTGCTTTTAGTCTTCTAGGGTTGAACTGACTGCGTGGGTCCACCTGGAGGTATCCTGTGGATTCTTGTAAAtaaacagacagtaaataatTGCACTTATGCTTATCCTCAAAAACATTTGGTGTGTCCTGTATCGAATGCTCCTTCTtagtaaaatagaaaaattactGCAAAACTCTTTTTTGAACAATAACTTGAACCATTGGATCGTCGTTGCACACACGCCTGAACCTAGCTTGCATTTTGCTGACCGTATCAGTGGAATAGTTTGAAAGCAGCAGTGAGGATGTGAGTCACATCACCTCAGACGCCGCAGACCAGTGGCACACTCGTGAAAACATGATCAGATGTTCTTGGTGAACATTTGGAGTGATCAGCAGAATGGGCCTCATGCATCCATACGTGGAGTTCACTGTGCATGTAAACACTCCTGCTGGTCCTGACTTAATCTAAACGTGTTTTGCAGACTGATGGTGTAGTTGTCAGGCTCTTGACTTACAGTGCTCAACCTGTAACCTGTGAACACATTGACTGTTACTTCTGTATAACATGTGGCTCAGTTCGGAATACTGCGAGGTGATTTGATCCGCCTGCATGTgtttctcctccagcagagcttcatcaatgcaaacacacacagtagagtttctgatgACAGCAGAAAACTAGATTAAAAAACACGGCAGAATGCTtgatgtgcttgtgtgttcaacAGAAACCTGTTTGTATTTCAGAATATAGACTTGTCTCATTGAGGCATTTCACAAAGGCaagaaaatcattttcaaacaggAACTGTTGAAAAAATTTAACCTGCAGTgtagaaaaaaaccaaaaacaaagtgTAAGCAGTGTGATCTCCACAAAGGATGTGGGATGAATCTTAAAGAGTAAAGTGACAAAAAGTTAAATTCTCTCATTTAGACAATCCCTTTATAAATGAGAGACATACAACTATCACTTAGAATCATGTCCTTATAAAGAGTTACTAACAATAATGTGAATTTTCATAATGGTAGATGCGGGTTATTTTATCTTACCTTTCACAGACACATGAATTTCACATGGATGAGTTGGAATCTTCATCATCTCTCCTGCGTAGTAGTGGCGGTGCCATGTCTCTACCACTGTCTGTAAAAACACTGTGACCCAACCAATACATATTTTCACCCTCCAAATAAGGAGGATCTGTGTTGCACTGCTGAATGAAGTGAAAATGTAAACCAGAATCTTGATTTTTGGAGACACCTAGTGGACAGACATGGGCGACTCATCTCAAggtcttcaaaataaaaatgattgtttGCATCATATTAATACATCAGATGCTATCAAAATAGCTTTAAATATCACAATTATCTTAGGTAGGTCTTCTATCAGTGAGAAACTGTTGTCTCACAAATCCAAGTTTGCATGTTCACCTTCTAACCacaaactgatgatgatgatgatgatgagaataCAACACATTTCCTGCATCTATGTTATGGTATAAACACATCAGTGTCACTTATTGGTCCAATAAAATCAGAAGAACTTTGTAGTTCTTCCGCTGGTTCCAGCTCAGAGGAGCTGATGTGTCAAATCTCTGGGATCTCCAACAATAAGAGTCCCATCGGACTACTAGTTGCTTTTCACGCTCTGAggatgggtcacacacacacacacacacacacacacacacacacacacactgttaataTCCCCGCTGACCCAGTTGAGTTGAATGTGGATGGACGATGGGGGGGGACAGAAGGGAGAAACCCATTTTGTACGTTTTCTACATTTACCTGAATGTATATTTATGCATTAATGATACTTGTGTATTTGCCATGCAGATGACTAAACACAATAGTTTTCTACAGTATAACCACTGAGTTGATGCCATATTTAAACCTACTGACATGACAAAACTAGCTCCGTGATTGGACACAACCCAATGTGGGTACTTGTGTCGATTCCATCTGCTGCTCAGCAAATAACTTTTGACATTAAGGTGATGTAAACCGGCTCCAGTCTACAAAGCattgtgtgtaaaataaatgttgctcattttaaattcttgtttggttggtttttgATGTCCAATAAATGGTTGTTAGAGCTCTAAAAGGTGATGTATGGACAAACGCCAGTGTGTGATGAGCTTTAATAGTCTGATATTTATcagatgtttgatttttaattcattGCTTCAACATAGACATATTTTTGCGACTATTCTAT is part of the Antennarius striatus isolate MH-2024 chromosome 21, ASM4005453v1, whole genome shotgun sequence genome and encodes:
- the cbx7b gene encoding chromobox protein homolog 7 codes for the protein MELSAIGEQVFAVESILKKRVRKGNVEYLLKWKGWPPKYSSWEPEEHILDQRLVQAYEEKEQRDRAAGHKRKGSKSKRLLQNTVYTMDLRSAHKIPEKPPPRLRLSLTRSLLSEDSLESFSPCRQEHKPRRPQLKCLDSNRSQEDWEKSGEEEDEEEEGEEEEMEDIVDHEEQGEGGEEEEELVKETSDTCGGVLKGQQMTDSWSSTIEPKGVITSEKPDEEDDDVWRPVIGPGEVTVTDVSLNSLSVTFRESRVANGFFRDWGLEL